The following proteins come from a genomic window of Opitutaceae bacterium:
- the epsC gene encoding serine O-acetyltransferase EpsC, producing the protein MNPTGSVDAAATIAASHPLAALKQALLDSYANEGGINHLDGINLPSEASVNRLAADFMHLLFPGFFEEGGIRRDQMSLFLDDLLGRIVSRLTDELKKCLQFGRHPEPSAKAQEVCHTLLAQFPRLRQLVQTDVNAAYQGDPAARSVDEIILAYPCVLVISLQRIAHVLYREGIPLLPRMLTEYAHERTGTDIHPGAQIGSHFFIDHCTGVVIGETARIGEHVKLYQGVTLGAKSFEVDNDGNPIKGVKRHPDIGDHVTIYAHATILGGDTVIGANSIVGANVWLLQSMPPSSIAYYKGEGLVVRSRKKREAAVESRTREELEAWDWAI; encoded by the coding sequence ATGAATCCTACCGGCTCAGTCGACGCCGCAGCGACCATCGCCGCCAGCCACCCATTGGCGGCCCTTAAGCAAGCCTTGCTCGATTCCTACGCAAACGAGGGTGGCATCAACCATTTGGATGGCATCAACCTGCCTTCTGAAGCATCCGTCAACCGGCTGGCGGCCGATTTCATGCATCTGCTATTCCCGGGCTTCTTCGAGGAGGGTGGCATTCGGCGCGACCAGATGTCCCTGTTTCTCGACGACCTGCTCGGCCGCATTGTCTCCCGCCTGACAGACGAACTCAAAAAGTGCCTCCAGTTCGGCCGACATCCCGAGCCGTCGGCCAAGGCGCAGGAGGTGTGCCACACCCTGCTCGCCCAATTCCCGCGCCTCCGGCAACTCGTCCAAACGGACGTCAATGCCGCGTACCAGGGCGACCCCGCCGCTCGCAGCGTGGACGAAATCATCCTCGCCTACCCCTGCGTTCTCGTCATTTCGCTCCAACGGATTGCCCATGTTCTCTACCGTGAGGGCATACCGCTTCTCCCGCGCATGTTGACGGAGTATGCGCACGAACGCACGGGCACCGACATCCATCCCGGCGCCCAGATCGGCTCACATTTTTTCATCGACCACTGCACGGGCGTGGTCATCGGTGAAACAGCCCGAATCGGGGAGCACGTGAAACTGTACCAGGGCGTCACGCTCGGAGCCAAATCGTTCGAGGTAGACAACGACGGCAACCCAATCAAGGGCGTGAAACGCCATCCTGACATCGGCGATCATGTCACAATTTATGCCCACGCCACCATACTCGGCGGCGACACCGTGATTGGGGCGAATTCCATCGTTGGCGCCAACGTGTGGCTCCTGCAATCCATGCCCCCTTCGAGCATTGCCTACTACAAGGGCGAAGGCCTGGTCGTCCGCTCTCGCAAGAAACGAGAGGCGGCGGTGGAAAGCCGCACCCGCGAAGAGCTCGAGGCTTGGGATTGGGCGATTTAA
- the tsaE gene encoding tRNA (adenosine(37)-N6)-threonylcarbamoyltransferase complex ATPase subunit type 1 TsaE — protein MNTFARLLDGVATTSADQMQALAEALASELPRNCTLALHGDLGVGKSTFVRGLARGLGIQQSITSPTFTVFNLHRAPGGLLLMHMDAYRLSGGQAVEALMVDDFLTEPYVLAIEWPNNIADWIPKSAIHLQFSIEPGEVHRVKRI, from the coding sequence ATGAACACTTTTGCCAGGCTCCTTGACGGCGTTGCCACCACCTCGGCCGACCAGATGCAGGCGCTGGCGGAGGCACTGGCGTCGGAGCTGCCACGCAACTGCACGCTCGCGCTCCACGGCGACCTGGGGGTCGGGAAATCCACGTTCGTGCGTGGCCTTGCACGGGGCCTCGGTATCCAACAATCCATTACAAGCCCGACCTTCACGGTTTTCAACCTGCACCGGGCACCCGGAGGGCTCCTCCTGATGCATATGGACGCCTATCGGCTGTCCGGTGGACAGGCCGTCGAGGCCCTCATGGTCGACGATTTCCTCACGGAACCGTACGTCCTCGCGATCGAGTGGCCAAACAACATCGCCGACTGGATTCCCAAGTCGGCGATTCACCTGCAATTCAGCATCGAGCCCGGTGAAGTCCACCGGGTGAAGCGCATTTAG
- a CDS encoding thiamine-phosphate kinase, with protein sequence MSIFAKEKRLQVGSLGESELIRRIRAWLGPVVPESPFGMGDDCAVTPPNSRQGLITVDPVIHGRHFDDEASARLVGAKLVRRNLSDIAAMGGEPLHAVISLAIPPRVSIDWIQRFHAGLAAEAARNRFSIVGGDVAEAPVFMATLTLVGRVKGDRALTRTGSRRGDWIFVTGSLGGSLLGRHLRFEPRLVEGQWLATRPEVRSMMDVSDGLAKDLASLTPQGLVPALDPSTIPASRAARTLAARTGRKPWQHALGDGEDYELVFSVDSKANLEEFTAMWRRRFRLPVTCIGRFVQAGKLPKGAINALQEKGYEHFCQAP encoded by the coding sequence ATGAGCATCTTTGCCAAGGAAAAACGGCTGCAGGTCGGCTCCCTCGGCGAATCCGAGTTGATCCGCAGGATCAGAGCCTGGCTTGGCCCCGTGGTGCCGGAGTCCCCGTTTGGCATGGGCGACGACTGCGCGGTCACGCCGCCCAACTCGCGACAGGGACTCATCACGGTCGATCCCGTGATCCATGGCCGCCATTTCGACGACGAGGCCTCGGCCCGCCTTGTTGGTGCCAAGCTCGTGCGCCGCAACCTGAGCGACATCGCCGCAATGGGCGGCGAGCCCCTCCACGCCGTGATCAGCCTGGCCATCCCGCCTCGCGTATCTATTGATTGGATACAGAGATTCCACGCCGGGCTCGCCGCGGAGGCGGCCAGGAACCGGTTCTCGATCGTGGGCGGTGACGTGGCGGAAGCGCCCGTGTTCATGGCGACACTCACGCTCGTCGGGCGCGTGAAAGGCGACCGCGCCCTCACGCGGACCGGCTCAAGGCGCGGCGACTGGATCTTTGTGACAGGCTCGCTCGGCGGCTCGCTCCTTGGCCGCCACCTCCGCTTCGAGCCCAGGCTTGTGGAAGGGCAGTGGCTCGCCACGCGACCGGAGGTGCGCTCCATGATGGATGTAAGCGATGGCCTCGCGAAGGACCTCGCCTCCCTCACCCCCCAAGGGCTCGTCCCGGCTCTCGATCCCTCGACGATTCCCGCCAGCCGTGCCGCTCGCACCCTCGCCGCCAGGACGGGACGGAAACCCTGGCAACATGCACTCGGCGATGGTGAGGATTACGAGTTGGTGTTCAGCGTGGATTCAAAGGCCAACCTCGAGGAGTTCACCGCCATGTGGCGCAGGCGGTTCCGCCTGCCCGTGACCTGCATCGGCCGTTTCGTGCAGGCTGGCAAGCTGCCAAAGGGAGCCATCAACGCGCTGCAGGAAAAGGGCTATGAACACTTTTGCCAGGCTCCTTGA
- a CDS encoding CPBP family intramembrane glutamic endopeptidase → MSPAALSTTLQCTLLLAGAILGYRRFRSERQRARANEPHPLPLWEIEGYAFAFAVLRVVVVTFGFQFAASSLMSYFQPGFDFTKGHGLLFVAASSQVGMLLGLAIALHFMPKQQPPPPWEETPAFPPRLASSRVPLAAIEAFLITTAAVTALTYAWRFTLQAMNIDAPEQEMVELLRLSDGLGKPLTVVLLACVLAPVTEEAIFRGGLFRFARGRMPRYLAFLIPSLLFGLVHFSLAALPGLILLSLLFSYAYERTGRIAVPMIAHALFNLNTLVLTLVERGNG, encoded by the coding sequence ATGAGCCCCGCGGCCCTTTCCACCACTCTGCAATGCACTCTCCTGCTGGCCGGGGCCATCCTTGGCTACCGTCGCTTCCGCAGTGAACGGCAGCGGGCCCGGGCAAACGAACCCCACCCCCTGCCGTTGTGGGAAATCGAGGGCTATGCCTTCGCCTTCGCCGTCCTGCGCGTGGTGGTGGTGACCTTCGGCTTCCAGTTTGCCGCTTCGAGCCTCATGAGCTACTTCCAGCCGGGCTTCGACTTCACCAAGGGCCATGGGCTCCTCTTTGTAGCGGCATCCTCACAGGTGGGCATGCTTCTGGGCCTTGCAATCGCACTGCATTTTATGCCCAAGCAACAGCCACCTCCGCCTTGGGAGGAGACACCGGCGTTCCCGCCCAGGCTCGCCTCCTCACGGGTGCCCCTGGCCGCCATCGAGGCATTTCTGATCACCACCGCAGCTGTCACGGCCCTGACCTATGCCTGGCGTTTCACACTGCAGGCGATGAACATCGATGCACCGGAACAGGAGATGGTCGAATTGCTTCGTCTGTCCGACGGCCTAGGCAAGCCCCTCACGGTCGTGCTGCTTGCCTGTGTTCTCGCCCCGGTCACCGAGGAGGCAATCTTCCGGGGCGGACTCTTCCGATTTGCCCGCGGCCGGATGCCCCGTTACCTCGCCTTCCTCATCCCGTCCCTCCTGTTTGGCCTCGTCCACTTCAGCCTGGCGGCCCTCCCGGGATTGATCCTGTTGTCGCTGCTTTTCTCGTATGCCTATGAGCGTACAGGCCGCATCGCCGTGCCCATGATCGCCCACGCACTGTTCAACCTCAACACGCTCGTACTCACGTTGGTCGAGCGCGGCAACGGATGA
- a CDS encoding dihydroorotase: MPSLWIANARVIDPANRRDDVSDVFVHEGKLVSSLPATARKRARKIDGTGLVACPGLVDIHVHFREPGQTHKETISTGSRAAAAGGFTTVVCMPNTSPVADNAGTIQFINDAIRRDAVIKVHPTGCITVGMKGQALAPIGSLKRAGVVAITDDGDCVQANELMRRAVEYAKMFDLPVMDHCQDHSMTQGAVMNEGEMSMRLGLRGWPNAAEDIIVARNVILSTYTGAHIHMQHISSRNSVEILRRAKSRGVNVTAEATPHHIALTDSLLGTYDTNLKMNPPLRTEEDRLEIIRGLKDGTLDCLATDHAPHTDYEKDKEFDFAPNGILGLETALPVTLQTLVGKHKFKLPYVIDLWTRKAAQIVKLPVGSLSEGAAADICLFDPDEVWRYDAKNGFSKSSNSPWHGQDLRGRVKYTIVDGRIVFENGRIV, from the coding sequence ATGCCTTCCCTCTGGATTGCAAACGCCCGGGTCATCGACCCAGCTAACCGCCGAGATGACGTGTCCGACGTGTTCGTGCACGAAGGCAAACTCGTTTCCTCCCTCCCGGCGACCGCCCGGAAACGCGCCCGCAAGATCGATGGAACCGGCCTCGTCGCCTGCCCTGGTCTGGTGGATATTCACGTCCATTTCCGCGAGCCCGGCCAGACTCACAAGGAGACCATCTCCACCGGTTCCCGCGCCGCCGCCGCAGGCGGGTTCACCACGGTCGTCTGCATGCCCAACACCAGCCCCGTGGCGGACAATGCAGGCACGATCCAGTTCATAAACGATGCCATCCGTCGCGACGCTGTGATCAAAGTCCACCCCACGGGCTGCATCACCGTTGGGATGAAGGGCCAGGCACTCGCCCCGATAGGCTCCCTCAAGCGGGCGGGTGTAGTCGCGATAACCGACGACGGCGATTGCGTGCAGGCCAACGAGCTCATGCGCCGGGCGGTCGAGTACGCAAAGATGTTCGACCTGCCTGTGATGGACCATTGCCAGGACCATTCCATGACACAGGGTGCGGTCATGAATGAGGGAGAGATGTCGATGAGGCTCGGCCTGCGCGGCTGGCCCAACGCCGCCGAGGATATCATTGTCGCACGAAATGTCATCCTGTCGACCTACACGGGTGCGCATATCCACATGCAGCACATCTCGTCCCGCAATTCGGTCGAGATCCTGCGCCGGGCAAAGTCCCGCGGAGTGAACGTCACAGCTGAGGCAACACCCCATCATATCGCGCTCACCGACTCCCTGCTTGGCACATACGACACCAACCTCAAGATGAACCCGCCCCTCCGGACGGAAGAGGACCGGCTTGAGATCATTCGCGGCCTCAAGGATGGCACACTCGACTGCCTCGCGACCGACCACGCGCCCCATACTGATTACGAAAAGGACAAGGAATTCGACTTCGCACCAAACGGCATCCTTGGTCTCGAAACCGCCTTGCCCGTCACGCTTCAAACACTCGTCGGGAAGCACAAGTTCAAGCTGCCCTACGTCATCGACCTCTGGACGCGCAAGGCCGCCCAGATCGTGAAACTGCCCGTAGGCTCGCTCTCCGAGGGCGCCGCAGCCGACATCTGCCTGTTCGACCCGGACGAAGTCTGGCGCTACGACGCGAAGAATGGCTTTAGCAAGTCAAGCAATTCTCCCTGGCACGGACAGGATCTCCGCGGCCGTGTCAAATACACGATCGTCGATGGTCGAATTGTGTTCGAGAATGGAAGGATTGTGTAG
- a CDS encoding aspartate carbamoyltransferase catalytic subunit, which yields MRWNRRHLITLEELSLQEIETIHRIATVFKKSLGKHEKKLPYLVGRTIVNLFLEPSTRTRMAFEMAAKRLSADVVSFDAASSSTTKGETLRDTAENIQALNADAIVIRHAAAGSPLYLSKLLGIPVVNAGDGAHEHPTQGLLDTFTMREHLGTLKGRKVVILGDILFSRVARSNVHALLKFGANVTLVGPSTLVPRTFEHMGAKVSHDLRSALADAEVVMLLRIQHERQNSSLFPSLGEYTSMFGLNKTRASWLNPNAIIMHPGPINRGVEIDSELADGDRSVILEQVTNGIAVRMAVLFLCSGGQPAQVLGDEA from the coding sequence ATGCGCTGGAATCGCCGACACCTGATTACGCTCGAAGAGCTTTCACTCCAAGAAATTGAGACGATCCACAGGATCGCCACCGTATTCAAAAAATCACTCGGTAAGCACGAGAAGAAGCTTCCTTATCTCGTAGGTAGAACGATCGTTAACCTGTTTCTTGAGCCGAGCACGCGCACGCGAATGGCTTTTGAAATGGCCGCAAAACGCCTCAGCGCAGACGTTGTGTCCTTCGATGCAGCCTCGTCGAGCACCACCAAAGGGGAGACCCTGAGGGATACGGCTGAGAACATCCAGGCACTCAACGCCGACGCAATCGTCATCCGTCACGCCGCCGCCGGTTCCCCGCTCTACCTGAGCAAGCTCCTCGGAATTCCGGTTGTTAATGCGGGCGACGGCGCGCATGAACATCCGACGCAAGGCCTCCTCGACACGTTTACGATGCGCGAGCACCTGGGCACGCTGAAAGGCCGCAAGGTGGTGATCTTGGGCGATATTCTCTTTAGCCGCGTTGCACGCTCCAACGTGCATGCGCTGCTGAAATTCGGCGCCAATGTGACCTTGGTTGGCCCGTCGACGCTCGTGCCGCGCACCTTCGAACACATGGGCGCGAAAGTGTCCCACGATCTCCGAAGCGCCCTGGCGGACGCTGAAGTTGTAATGCTGCTCCGCATCCAACATGAACGGCAGAACAGCAGCCTCTTTCCTTCCCTGGGCGAATACACGTCCATGTTTGGCCTCAACAAGACCCGGGCATCCTGGCTTAACCCCAACGCGATCATCATGCACCCGGGTCCCATCAATCGGGGCGTCGAGATAGACAGCGAGCTCGCAGATGGCGATCGCAGCGTGATCCTGGAACAAGTCACCAACGGGATCGCCGTCCGCATGGCGGTCCTCTTCCTCTGCTCGGGAGGCCAGCCCGCACAAGTCCTAGGGGACGAAGCCTAA
- a CDS encoding PocR ligand-binding domain-containing protein, with protein MEASDNPVRKSRAMVAQLKQSQIFRDYEQAFRDTTGLPLNIRPIEAFDLPLHHDPKESPFCALMAATNHSCASCLQQQKRLEDEAKLEPKTLKCFAGLCDSAVPIRVGENLIAFLQTGQILMHKPDKSGFNKITKQLVSWGHDVDLKKIEEAYFQTRVVSKKQYESILRLLTIFAQHLASLSNQLLIKEEHAESPVITRARMYIAEHQDDDLTLAQVAQSVNTSAFYFCKMFKKSTGMTFTDYLARVRVEKVKNLLLNPHKRVSEAAFEAGFQSLSQFNRVFRKVAGESPSTFRERLHANAGVN; from the coding sequence ATGGAAGCGTCCGACAACCCAGTTCGAAAAAGCCGCGCAATGGTTGCGCAGTTGAAACAGTCGCAGATTTTCCGCGACTACGAGCAGGCGTTCCGGGACACGACCGGGTTGCCCCTGAACATCCGGCCGATTGAGGCGTTCGACCTCCCGCTGCACCATGACCCGAAGGAGAGTCCGTTCTGCGCGTTGATGGCCGCGACCAATCATTCGTGCGCATCCTGCCTGCAACAACAGAAGCGGCTTGAGGATGAGGCTAAGCTGGAGCCGAAGACGCTGAAGTGCTTCGCCGGCCTTTGTGACTCCGCCGTGCCGATCCGTGTCGGCGAAAACCTGATCGCTTTTCTCCAGACCGGCCAGATTTTGATGCATAAGCCGGACAAGTCCGGCTTCAACAAAATCACCAAACAATTGGTTTCCTGGGGACACGACGTGGACCTGAAGAAGATCGAGGAGGCGTACTTTCAGACGCGTGTTGTATCCAAAAAACAATACGAATCCATCCTGCGCCTGCTCACGATCTTTGCCCAGCACCTGGCGTCGCTTTCGAACCAGCTGCTCATCAAGGAGGAGCACGCCGAGTCACCCGTGATCACCCGGGCGCGCATGTACATCGCCGAGCATCAGGATGACGATCTCACCCTCGCCCAGGTGGCGCAGTCGGTGAACACGAGCGCCTTTTATTTCTGCAAGATGTTCAAGAAGTCGACAGGCATGACTTTCACGGACTACCTGGCGCGGGTCCGCGTCGAGAAGGTGAAGAACCTCCTGCTGAATCCCCACAAACGGGTAAGTGAGGCGGCGTTCGAGGCTGGCTTCCAGTCGCTCTCGCAGTTCAACCGGGTGTTCCGCAAAGTCGCCGGTGAGTCACCTTCCACATTTCGCGAACGTCTCCACGCAAATGCGGGCGTGAATTAA
- the ccoN gene encoding cytochrome-c oxidase, cbb3-type subunit I: protein MSERKITLEYNDGVVRQFMIASIVWGAVGMLVGVLIAAQLNFHFLNFDTSWLTFGRLRPLHTNAVIFALVGNMMFAGVYYSTQRLVKARLASDLLSTVHFWGWQLIIVCAAITLPLGLTRGKEYAELIWPINVMVVIIWVVFAVNFFWTLAKRNEPHLYVAIWFYIATIVTVAMLYIVNHLSIPTGFLHSYGVFGGVQDGLVQWWYGHNAVAFFLTTPILGIMYYFLPKAAERPVYSYKLSVIHFWSLVFVYIWAGPHHLLNTALPNWLQWLGMTFSLMLWAPSWGGMLNGLLTLRGAWDKLRTDPVIKFFAAGVTFYGMATFEGPLLSIKSVNALGHYTDWIIGHVHAGALGWNGLMAAGMFYFLAPRLWSKPLHSQLLANLHFWLALVGILFYVAAMWTSGITQGVMLNATVENGTVLAYPNFIDTLTTIRPMMLFRVVGGGLYLVGWLLMAYNLYMTIAGSKAVNGTSEVVVTDHREEPLGVVGSLFNPPVVFSALGILTACAWLFGGSALSMLGLFGTALVVIVAFVHYEAKARQWGSWYDRLLVNCAPFTVLTVLAVAVGGLIQIIPTTLVHAAKNVEDRIQVPLTPLQLAGRDIYVREGCYNCHSQMIRTLVPDVLRYGDYSRLGESIYDHPYQWGSRRTGPDLARVGGKYAHIWHFKHTYDPRSTSEGSNMPKYPWLYENTTNVSVLKGRMDVLRTLGVPYPDLSSEDIAKSVEEESQKIQADLREQGGTIDKDREIVALIAYLQQLGKSKPVETTVAAQ from the coding sequence ATGTCCGAACGCAAAATTACCCTCGAATACAACGACGGAGTGGTCCGCCAGTTCATGATTGCGTCCATTGTCTGGGGCGCGGTCGGAATGCTGGTGGGCGTCCTCATCGCCGCCCAGCTGAACTTTCACTTCCTGAACTTTGACACGTCGTGGCTCACCTTCGGCCGACTGCGCCCGTTGCATACCAACGCGGTGATCTTTGCGCTCGTGGGCAACATGATGTTTGCCGGCGTTTATTACTCGACGCAGCGGCTAGTGAAGGCCCGACTGGCGAGCGACCTGCTTTCCACCGTCCATTTCTGGGGATGGCAGCTAATCATCGTGTGTGCGGCAATCACACTCCCGCTCGGCCTGACCCGCGGCAAGGAGTACGCTGAACTGATCTGGCCGATCAACGTGATGGTCGTGATCATCTGGGTGGTTTTCGCCGTCAACTTCTTCTGGACGCTGGCGAAACGCAACGAGCCGCACCTGTATGTCGCCATCTGGTTCTACATCGCGACCATTGTGACGGTGGCGATGCTCTATATCGTCAATCACCTGTCGATTCCCACGGGCTTCCTGCACAGTTACGGCGTCTTCGGAGGCGTCCAGGACGGCCTGGTTCAATGGTGGTATGGCCACAACGCCGTGGCCTTCTTCCTGACGACGCCGATCCTCGGCATCATGTACTACTTCCTCCCGAAGGCGGCGGAGAGGCCGGTGTACAGCTACAAGCTTTCGGTGATCCACTTCTGGTCGCTCGTCTTTGTCTACATCTGGGCGGGACCGCACCACCTCCTTAACACCGCGCTGCCGAACTGGCTGCAGTGGCTGGGGATGACGTTCTCGCTGATGCTCTGGGCGCCGTCCTGGGGTGGCATGCTGAACGGTCTCCTCACGCTCCGCGGCGCCTGGGACAAGCTACGTACGGACCCGGTGATCAAGTTCTTTGCTGCGGGCGTGACCTTCTATGGCATGGCGACCTTCGAGGGGCCGTTGCTCTCGATCAAGTCGGTGAACGCGCTGGGGCACTACACGGACTGGATCATCGGCCACGTGCACGCCGGCGCCCTCGGCTGGAACGGCCTGATGGCGGCAGGCATGTTCTACTTCCTCGCCCCGCGGCTCTGGAGCAAGCCCCTGCACTCCCAGTTGCTCGCCAACCTGCACTTCTGGCTGGCGCTGGTCGGCATCCTTTTCTACGTCGCGGCGATGTGGACAAGCGGCATCACGCAGGGCGTGATGCTCAACGCAACGGTTGAGAACGGGACCGTCCTCGCGTATCCAAACTTCATCGACACGCTGACGACGATCCGTCCGATGATGCTCTTCCGAGTCGTGGGTGGCGGACTCTACCTCGTGGGTTGGCTCCTGATGGCATACAACCTCTACATGACGATTGCAGGCTCGAAGGCTGTCAACGGCACCTCCGAGGTCGTCGTCACCGATCACCGGGAGGAGCCGCTGGGTGTGGTGGGTTCGCTCTTCAATCCCCCCGTGGTGTTTTCGGCGCTTGGAATTCTCACTGCCTGTGCTTGGCTGTTCGGCGGCAGCGCCTTGAGCATGCTCGGCTTGTTCGGCACCGCGCTGGTGGTGATCGTCGCCTTCGTCCATTACGAAGCCAAGGCGCGTCAGTGGGGGTCCTGGTATGACCGACTCCTCGTCAACTGCGCCCCCTTCACCGTGCTTACGGTGCTTGCGGTGGCCGTCGGCGGCCTGATTCAGATCATCCCGACGACATTGGTTCACGCCGCGAAGAACGTGGAGGATCGTATCCAGGTTCCGCTTACACCGCTGCAGCTTGCCGGCCGCGACATCTATGTTCGCGAGGGCTGCTACAACTGCCATTCCCAGATGATTCGCACCCTGGTGCCCGACGTTCTCCGCTACGGCGACTATTCGAGACTCGGTGAATCGATCTACGATCACCCCTACCAGTGGGGTTCGCGTCGCACGGGTCCCGACCTGGCGCGCGTGGGCGGCAAATATGCCCACATCTGGCATTTCAAGCACACTTACGATCCTCGATCCACGTCTGAAGGCTCGAACATGCCGAAGTACCCGTGGCTTTATGAGAACACCACCAATGTTTCGGTCCTGAAGGGGCGCATGGATGTTCTTCGGACGTTGGGCGTGCCTTATCCGGACCTGTCCTCGGAGGACATCGCGAAGTCCGTCGAGGAGGAGTCACAAAAAATCCAGGCAGACCTGCGCGAACAGGGTGGCACGATCGACAAGGATCGCGAAATCGTCGCCCTGATCGCCTACCTGCAGCAACTCGGCAAGTCCAAGCCCGTCGAGACGACCGTGGCCGCCCAGTAA
- a CDS encoding cbb3-type cytochrome c oxidase N-terminal domain-containing protein: MSSSPKKPVPPEDPLRPHTFDGISEYDKRLPNWWLLTFYGTIVFSIVYWFYYAQSGMPKTDQQKLDEHMASVQAAKLAAIATLDDASLWQMSRNTTFVEAGKETFLTNCASCHLASLRGKDESPTAIGPNLADTKWIHGGRPLDLNKVINEGVLEKGMPAWGPILGQKRVSEAIAFILSHHKEGEAIEVVAN, translated from the coding sequence ATGAGTTCCTCCCCGAAAAAGCCTGTCCCGCCCGAGGATCCCTTACGGCCGCACACGTTTGACGGCATCTCCGAATACGACAAACGCCTGCCAAACTGGTGGCTGCTGACATTCTACGGAACGATCGTGTTCTCGATTGTCTACTGGTTCTACTACGCGCAGTCCGGCATGCCCAAGACTGACCAGCAGAAGCTCGACGAGCATATGGCGTCCGTGCAGGCGGCGAAACTTGCGGCGATCGCGACCCTCGACGATGCCAGCCTGTGGCAGATGAGTCGGAATACGACGTTCGTCGAGGCCGGCAAGGAGACGTTCCTGACCAATTGCGCGAGCTGCCACCTGGCGTCGCTACGCGGAAAAGACGAATCCCCGACCGCAATCGGTCCGAACCTCGCCGACACGAAATGGATTCACGGGGGACGACCGTTGGACCTGAACAAGGTGATCAACGAGGGTGTCCTCGAGAAGGGAATGCCCGCCTGGGGACCGATCCTCGGCCAGAAGCGCGTTTCCGAAGCCATCGCTTTCATCCTGAGCCACCACAAGGAAGGTGAGGCGATCGAGGTCGTCGCGAACTGA